A genome region from Gloeocapsopsis sp. IPPAS B-1203 includes the following:
- the dndE gene encoding DNA sulfur modification protein DndE, translating into MEPPLERIHLSQTAKEQLIKLKRTTKIDQWNILCRWAFCRSLAEPTNPSPVPIPADSNVEMTWRVFGGELSDVLAIALKQRCYNDGLGTDKETLATQFRLHLHRGIAYLAGDPNIKKIEDLIKLAIKN; encoded by the coding sequence ATGGAACCACCACTTGAGCGCATTCATCTATCACAAACTGCAAAAGAGCAGTTAATCAAACTCAAACGAACTACTAAGATAGACCAATGGAATATCTTGTGTCGCTGGGCATTTTGTCGATCGCTTGCGGAACCTACAAATCCCTCCCCTGTTCCAATTCCTGCTGATAGTAACGTAGAAATGACGTGGCGCGTGTTTGGTGGAGAACTATCAGATGTGCTGGCGATCGCATTAAAACAGCGCTGCTATAACGATGGTTTGGGTACTGACAAAGAAACGCTAGCAACACAGTTTCGCCTCCACTTACATCGCGGGATTGCTTATCTTGCTGGCGATCCGAATATTAAGAAGATTGAGGATTTAATTAAATTAGCGATCAAAAATTAA
- a CDS encoding DNA phosphorothioation-associated putative methyltransferase, with translation MTEALEIERHRAAIARTDLSRPVRLAIEWAIINNDTTIFDYGCGYGGDVERLAARNYTCAGWDPYYRPNTPHTSADIVNLGYVLNVIEDPEERRAALCQAWNLTQKVLIVAAQVLIHDRSNAKIAYGDGIVTRRNTFQKYYEQEELKLYIDEVLQVDAVPVALGIYFVFRDETEKESFRALRFRSRSLTPRVRTPSKRFEDYQELLTPLIDFVTERGRLPVKGELAETSRLGGSRHDAKVSKTGAQTEILLEFGTFRRAYNVILQATDEAEWDAIAYRRSLDILVYLALTQFGKRPSFNQLASELRQDIKAFFGTYQEACQVADKMLFSLGKPGVVAQTCKQSKIGKHLPTALYVHVSALPELDPLLRIYEGCASRTIGRMDNATLVKFYTDKPKISYLFYPNFDTEAHPALHTSMQIDLQNLGVVYREYDNVANPPILHRKETFVTPSYPLYERFAKLTRREEKLGLLKNTRTIGTRDGWQKWLEENGVEIKGDRIVSK, from the coding sequence ATGACAGAAGCTCTAGAAATTGAACGTCATAGAGCCGCGATCGCGCGTACTGATTTATCACGTCCGGTGCGATTAGCCATAGAATGGGCAATCATAAACAACGATACCACGATCTTTGACTACGGTTGCGGCTATGGTGGTGATGTCGAACGCTTAGCGGCGCGGAATTACACCTGTGCAGGCTGGGACCCTTACTACCGTCCTAATACGCCGCATACTTCGGCAGATATTGTTAATTTGGGCTATGTTCTCAACGTCATTGAAGATCCCGAAGAACGCCGCGCAGCGCTGTGTCAAGCTTGGAACTTGACACAAAAAGTTTTAATTGTCGCTGCCCAAGTTTTGATTCATGACCGCAGCAATGCCAAAATAGCTTATGGCGATGGGATTGTAACTCGACGCAATACGTTTCAGAAATATTACGAGCAAGAAGAATTAAAATTATACATTGATGAAGTCTTGCAAGTTGATGCTGTCCCTGTCGCATTAGGAATTTACTTCGTCTTTCGCGATGAAACTGAAAAAGAAAGCTTTCGGGCTTTGCGTTTTCGTTCGCGGAGTTTAACACCGCGCGTCCGTACTCCAAGTAAACGCTTTGAAGATTATCAAGAACTCCTAACGCCACTGATTGATTTTGTTACCGAACGGGGTAGATTACCTGTTAAGGGTGAACTAGCGGAAACTTCGCGTCTTGGCGGTTCCCGTCACGATGCGAAAGTTTCCAAGACAGGTGCGCAAACCGAAATTCTACTCGAATTTGGGACTTTTCGCCGTGCCTATAATGTGATTTTGCAAGCGACTGATGAAGCTGAGTGGGATGCGATCGCCTATCGTCGTTCGTTGGATATTTTGGTGTATCTTGCCTTAACGCAGTTTGGTAAACGTCCTAGCTTCAATCAACTCGCCTCAGAACTCCGTCAAGATATCAAAGCCTTTTTCGGTACGTATCAAGAAGCTTGCCAAGTTGCCGATAAAATGCTGTTTAGCTTAGGAAAACCTGGTGTTGTTGCCCAAACCTGCAAACAAAGTAAAATTGGCAAACACTTACCAACAGCGCTGTACGTCCATGTTTCGGCGTTACCCGAACTCGATCCTTTACTGCGTATTTATGAAGGTTGCGCTAGCCGCACGATTGGACGTATGGATAACGCAACATTAGTTAAATTTTACACTGATAAACCTAAAATATCGTATCTTTTTTATCCAAATTTTGACACTGAGGCTCATCCTGCATTACATACAAGTATGCAAATTGACTTACAGAACCTTGGTGTGGTTTATCGCGAATATGACAATGTGGCGAACCCGCCAATTCTGCATCGCAAAGAAACTTTTGTGACACCAAGTTATCCGCTGTACGAACGGTTTGCTAAATTGACACGGCGCGAAGAGAAATTAGGGTTACTCAAGAATACGCGCACCATTGGAACGCGCGACGGTTGGCAAAAATGGTTAGAGGAAAACGGTGTGGAGATTAAAGGCGATCGCATCGTTTCTAAATGA
- a CDS encoding Uma2 family endonuclease — protein MTSMLTLPLTLNLQSVHLTDEQFYQLCISNPEIRVERNADGGLIIMPPVGGNSGNRELELGTDLAIWNRQTQLGKVFSSSTIFKLPSGGDRSPDAAWIELSRWQALTPQQRQKFPPIAPDFVLELRSPTDSLEMLQAKMQEYLDSGVRLGWLFNPQDQQVEIYRLGQVKETRSLPTQLSGEDVLPGFTLQVERFEE, from the coding sequence ATGACTTCTATGCTCACTCTGCCTCTTACTCTGAACCTGCAATCAGTTCATTTGACTGATGAACAGTTTTATCAATTATGCATCTCGAATCCAGAGATTCGAGTCGAACGCAATGCCGATGGAGGTTTAATTATCATGCCACCTGTGGGCGGCAACAGTGGCAACCGCGAACTCGAACTTGGTACTGATTTGGCAATTTGGAATCGTCAAACGCAACTTGGAAAAGTTTTTAGTTCTTCAACAATTTTTAAGCTACCTAGTGGCGGCGATCGCTCTCCTGACGCAGCATGGATCGAGTTGTCTCGCTGGCAAGCACTCACGCCACAACAACGGCAAAAATTTCCGCCAATTGCACCAGATTTTGTATTAGAATTGCGTTCTCCAACAGATTCACTGGAAATGCTTCAGGCTAAGATGCAAGAATACCTTGATAGCGGTGTACGCCTAGGTTGGCTATTTAATCCCCAAGATCAACAAGTAGAAATTTATCGATTAGGACAAGTTAAAGAAACGCGATCGCTGCCTACGCAACTGTCGGGTGAAGATGTGCTACCAGGGTTTACCCTACAAGTCGAACGATTTGAGGAGTGA
- a CDS encoding AmpG family muropeptide MFS transporter, whose translation MVALLLLGVSSGLPLLLTSKTLQAWMTVEGVDLTSIGLFSLVTLPYSLKFLWAPILDRFALPFLGRRRGWLIVLQIGLILAIAFMGFQQPAQALQLLAINALFVAFFSATQDIAGDAYRADVLAEKEMGAGAAVFVLGYRVALLITGSLALILADRISWTSVYLIMASVMIIGLIGTLIAPEPQGHVQLPASLSDAVLLPFGEFFQRLGTLTGFFILCFIVLYKFGDALVNNMSTPFLLQIGFTQTDIGAIQGGMGLIATIVGALAGGAILSKIGINRSLWVFGGLQAISNLAYLMQAQLGRNYPFMVLTINIENFCAGLGTAAFVAFLMSLCNQRFSATQYALLSSLMAVSRDILVAPAGALAQATGWSFFFMISIVAAIPGLLLLPVFAPWNPKPIAIPKPGAGD comes from the coding sequence ATGGTGGCTTTACTGTTACTGGGGGTTTCATCGGGTTTGCCGTTGTTACTCACAAGTAAAACACTGCAAGCTTGGATGACTGTCGAAGGAGTCGATTTAACATCGATTGGGTTGTTTAGTTTAGTAACTTTACCGTATTCTCTCAAATTTCTCTGGGCACCCATATTAGATCGCTTTGCCTTACCTTTTCTAGGGCGACGGCGCGGATGGTTAATTGTATTGCAAATTGGATTGATTTTAGCGATCGCATTTATGGGGTTTCAACAACCCGCACAAGCATTACAACTACTAGCAATCAATGCCTTATTTGTGGCTTTTTTTAGTGCAACGCAAGATATTGCTGGTGATGCTTACCGCGCAGATGTGCTAGCAGAAAAAGAAATGGGTGCGGGTGCAGCGGTTTTTGTTCTCGGTTATCGCGTTGCGTTACTCATTACAGGTTCTTTAGCCCTCATTTTGGCAGATCGTATTTCATGGACGAGTGTTTACCTGATCATGGCATCAGTGATGATTATCGGTCTCATTGGTACCTTGATTGCACCTGAACCACAAGGACATGTTCAACTACCTGCCTCATTATCTGATGCTGTACTATTACCTTTTGGTGAATTTTTTCAACGTTTAGGCACACTGACAGGATTCTTTATCTTGTGTTTCATTGTTCTGTATAAATTCGGTGATGCTTTAGTCAACAATATGTCTACACCCTTTTTATTACAAATAGGGTTCACGCAAACTGACATTGGTGCGATTCAAGGAGGGATGGGGTTAATTGCCACAATTGTTGGAGCACTTGCAGGAGGTGCAATTTTAAGTAAAATCGGCATTAATCGCTCATTGTGGGTTTTTGGGGGCTTGCAAGCTATTAGTAACCTGGCGTATTTGATGCAAGCGCAACTAGGAAGAAATTATCCATTTATGGTGCTAACGATTAATATTGAGAACTTTTGTGCAGGCTTAGGTACTGCTGCTTTTGTTGCTTTCTTGATGAGTCTGTGTAACCAAAGATTCTCAGCAACGCAATATGCATTGCTCTCTAGCCTAATGGCTGTCAGTCGTGATATTCTCGTTGCTCCCGCTGGTGCCTTAGCACAAGCAACCGGATGGTCTTTCTTCTTTATGATTAGTATTGTTGCTGCCATACCAGGATTGTTACTACTTCCCGTCTTTGCACCGTGGAACCCAAAACCTATAGCTATACCTAAACCAGGCGCAGGAGACTAA
- a CDS encoding GNAT family N-acetyltransferase, with the protein MSELIPGYTIRTGGVDRALLLKFMQRTYKELFPEQDFSHLARTVEQYYSKETPLWWVDLANQQENYPSPLTPRPSPLTVACLWAGNAIDQVQGDRYTHIFLLYVEPEHRRRGIATALMHYAENWAKKRGDRQIGLQVFQNNQSALNLYNQIGYQSTSIWMVKTLAP; encoded by the coding sequence GTGTCTGAACTTATACCTGGATATACAATTCGTACTGGCGGTGTCGATCGGGCGTTGTTACTAAAATTCATGCAACGTACCTACAAGGAACTTTTTCCCGAACAGGATTTCTCACACCTAGCCCGCACTGTTGAACAATACTACTCAAAAGAAACCCCCTTATGGTGGGTAGATTTGGCAAATCAACAAGAAAATTACCCCTCACCCCTCACTCCTCGCCCCTCGCCCCTCACAGTGGCGTGTCTTTGGGCGGGAAATGCTATCGATCAAGTTCAAGGCGATCGCTATACGCACATTTTTCTGCTTTACGTCGAACCTGAACATCGACGCAGAGGAATTGCTACTGCTTTGATGCACTATGCTGAAAACTGGGCAAAAAAAAGAGGCGATCGCCAAATTGGTTTACAAGTCTTTCAAAACAACCAATCAGCATTGAATCTTTACAACCAGATAGGCTACCAATCTACATCAATTTGGATGGTTAAAACGCTTGCTCCTTGA
- a CDS encoding HEAT repeat domain-containing protein, producing the protein MYDEDDINSVLDQEIELDSPLDHLESFTAESETPTPDPEAMLALLDHPQTQQRMLAARAFSDIEDRRAIPHLIRLLQDPCPLVRVSAAYGIGRNPSPDAVEPLIAQLNRDWNGYVRKGVVWALGNCRDRRTLVPLADALRTDISAVRLWAASALAQMPQVGYDAVVGAMPPLIEALVQDPVAAVRSNCAWAIGQLCRELPSNVVYATAVDALIQAFAEDEDLGVREDAKASLLGVGDPRGLQLIETLEQEGWF; encoded by the coding sequence ATGTACGATGAAGATGACATAAACAGTGTGCTCGACCAGGAGATTGAGCTAGATAGTCCTTTAGACCATCTAGAATCCTTTACTGCTGAGTCAGAGACGCCAACACCTGATCCAGAAGCAATGCTGGCGCTATTAGATCATCCGCAAACACAGCAACGGATGTTAGCGGCGCGTGCTTTTTCAGATATAGAAGATCGCCGCGCTATTCCGCATTTGATTCGCTTACTGCAAGATCCTTGCCCGTTGGTGCGAGTCAGTGCAGCCTATGGTATTGGGCGTAACCCCAGCCCTGATGCTGTTGAACCACTCATTGCCCAACTCAACCGCGATTGGAATGGTTATGTGCGTAAAGGTGTTGTTTGGGCTTTGGGAAATTGCCGCGATCGCCGTACTTTAGTACCTCTTGCGGATGCTTTACGAACGGATATTTCTGCGGTTAGGCTGTGGGCAGCAAGTGCTTTAGCCCAAATGCCACAAGTAGGTTACGATGCTGTTGTTGGCGCAATGCCGCCTTTAATTGAGGCACTGGTACAAGATCCTGTAGCTGCTGTTCGCAGTAATTGTGCATGGGCGATCGGACAACTCTGCCGTGAATTGCCTTCTAATGTTGTCTATGCAACCGCAGTTGATGCTTTGATTCAAGCTTTTGCTGAAGACGAAGATTTAGGAGTGCGGGAAGACGCTAAAGCTTCTTTATTAGGAGTGGGCGATCCGCGCGGACTACAACTCATTGAAACACTAGAACAAGAGGGATGGTTTTAA
- a CDS encoding nitrate reductase associated protein, whose protein sequence is MNDFFQFEADFVESLRCIPMQVRYKLDTCGVKLKLSHWTQFSAAERQALVEKPCSNEEIAAYREFLQQLVKQHTGVTAGELPIESHPAWLNDTAIPSDLQLKAQEIGVTITLQQWRSLTPLQRFALIKLSRPSHENKNFIPALQEFHLV, encoded by the coding sequence GTGAATGATTTTTTTCAATTTGAGGCTGATTTTGTCGAGAGTTTGCGATGTATTCCGATGCAAGTACGCTACAAATTAGATACGTGTGGTGTGAAATTAAAGTTATCACATTGGACTCAATTTAGTGCGGCTGAACGTCAAGCGCTAGTCGAAAAACCTTGTAGCAATGAAGAAATAGCTGCTTACCGAGAGTTTTTACAGCAGTTAGTCAAGCAGCATACAGGTGTTACCGCAGGGGAACTTCCCATAGAATCGCATCCAGCATGGTTAAACGATACAGCGATACCTAGCGACTTACAACTAAAAGCCCAAGAAATTGGTGTAACAATTACATTGCAACAATGGCGATCGCTAACTCCTTTGCAGCGTTTTGCCCTAATTAAACTTAGTCGCCCTAGTCACGAAAACAAAAACTTTATTCCCGCACTACAAGAATTTCACTTAGTCTAA
- a CDS encoding phosphate-starvation-inducible PsiE family protein, which yields MSWLRKFSRRITVGLSDSNFLQVISGIETLVSKLLSILMVIVILVAVYDLFVILIQDIFRAPVGFFTKTLFEVFGLFLNILIALELLENITAYLRKHVIQVELVIVTSLIAVARKFIILDLQKTGGIDLIGLALAILGLSISYWIIRNAKPRLPH from the coding sequence ATGTCTTGGTTAAGAAAGTTCTCACGGCGCATCACAGTAGGATTAAGCGACAGCAACTTCTTGCAAGTAATTAGTGGTATTGAAACACTAGTATCTAAGTTGCTATCTATATTAATGGTAATTGTTATTCTTGTTGCTGTTTACGATCTGTTTGTGATTTTGATTCAAGATATTTTTAGGGCACCTGTAGGCTTTTTCACAAAAACTTTGTTTGAAGTATTTGGTTTGTTTTTAAATATTTTAATTGCTTTAGAACTTTTAGAAAATATTACAGCATACTTGCGAAAGCACGTTATTCAAGTTGAATTAGTGATTGTCACTTCATTAATCGCTGTTGCTAGAAAATTTATTATTCTTGACCTCCAAAAAACTGGAGGAATTGATTTAATTGGTCTGGCGCTCGCTATTTTAGGTTTATCAATTAGCTATTGGATCATCCGTAATGCCAAACCTCGGCTACCACATTAA
- a CDS encoding chloride channel protein, which translates to MSSSASSQSAIANNSDTASRSHDELSYQQLILLAAIIGIAGGLVATVYYYTLEVSIDVVWQSIPEFLKSNFASEFLAKNYVWIATTVGGLLVGLTLYFMGLPGEVAFVVDKVHDPGHITIHQTPAMIIASLFSIAFGGSAGPEAPLVQVNGSFGGWLGQKLKLTARSIRVMTFCGMSAALGAFFGAPLGGALFALEIPHRRGLEYYEALIPAVLSAILSFCVFRLNTGLTIGGIYHFTAIPKLSLINLAEGALLGGIGAFIAFIFVLLFRVIGHLSEYIAHRRILLATLGGLSIGIIAYFLPQTLFFGEKEIETIVETGATFGVTMLLAIAAAKMLAISCTIHSGFRGGFIFPLFYIGAAIGLAIALAFPQIHPTIGMVCLMAAVNVAVTKTPISTSVILSVLSDTAMLPVIVIASFVSFLLTTELSLIQTQRSRYLDITAVE; encoded by the coding sequence ATGTCATCATCTGCTTCTAGCCAAAGTGCGATCGCAAATAATTCTGATACAGCAAGCCGTAGCCATGATGAACTTAGTTATCAGCAACTTATTTTGCTTGCAGCTATTATCGGTATTGCTGGTGGGTTAGTAGCAACAGTCTATTACTATACGTTAGAAGTCAGTATAGATGTTGTCTGGCAAAGTATTCCCGAATTTCTGAAATCAAACTTTGCTAGTGAGTTTTTAGCCAAGAACTATGTTTGGATTGCGACTACTGTTGGTGGCTTGCTTGTTGGTTTGACTTTGTACTTTATGGGACTTCCTGGTGAAGTGGCATTTGTTGTTGACAAAGTACACGATCCAGGACACATTACAATTCATCAAACACCAGCGATGATTATTGCCTCTTTATTTTCTATCGCATTTGGTGGTAGTGCAGGTCCTGAAGCACCTTTGGTTCAAGTTAATGGTAGCTTTGGCGGTTGGCTAGGACAAAAACTCAAACTAACAGCGAGAAGTATTCGCGTCATGACTTTTTGTGGAATGAGTGCAGCATTAGGTGCTTTTTTTGGTGCGCCTTTGGGGGGAGCATTATTTGCGTTAGAAATTCCCCATCGTCGCGGTTTAGAATATTATGAAGCACTGATTCCGGCGGTACTTTCGGCAATTTTGAGCTTTTGTGTTTTTCGCCTCAATACTGGGTTAACAATCGGTGGTATATATCACTTTACAGCAATTCCCAAACTTTCATTAATAAATTTGGCTGAAGGTGCATTACTTGGTGGAATTGGTGCTTTTATTGCTTTTATATTCGTTTTGCTATTTCGTGTTATCGGTCATTTGAGTGAGTATATCGCGCATCGTAGAATTCTCCTTGCTACTTTGGGTGGTTTGTCAATTGGGATAATTGCTTATTTTTTGCCCCAAACACTGTTTTTTGGTGAAAAAGAAATAGAAACAATTGTTGAAACAGGGGCAACTTTTGGCGTAACAATGTTACTGGCGATCGCCGCAGCGAAAATGTTAGCAATCAGTTGTACTATTCATTCTGGTTTTCGCGGCGGGTTTATTTTTCCTTTGTTTTATATTGGTGCAGCAATTGGATTGGCGATCGCTCTAGCATTTCCCCAGATTCACCCAACGATTGGTATGGTTTGTCTGATGGCTGCTGTAAATGTTGCAGTGACTAAAACACCAATTAGTACGAGTGTGATTCTTAGCGTGTTATCTGATACCGCAATGTTACCTGTGATTGTCATTGCGAGTTTTGTGAGTTTTCTGTTAACAACAGAGTTATCATTAATTCAAACACAGCGATCGCGCTACTTAGACATCACTGCTGTAGAGTAA